CTAGTATTAATACTATGGCTGTAATCACTGAGTAGTCACGTCCATTGATTGCATCAATAAACAATTTACCAATACCTGGATAAGCAAAGGTTTGTTCAATAACAACTGACCCACTAATTAAGGCAGTAATTTCATAACTTAATTGGGCTGCTATTGGTAAAGAGGCATTTCTAAAAATATGATGTGTAAAGACTTTATTAGTCGGTACACCTTTTGCTCTTGCTGTACGAACAAAATCTAATTGTTTTGCATCAATGACTTCATTACGTAAGTATTGAATCGTTACGGCTGTTGCAAGTAACGCTTGTGTAATGGCTGGTAAAATCATGTGATACAAGCGACTCATCACATATTGTAATGACCCCGGTTCTAATCCTGTTGCCACTGATCCCGTTGTTGGGAACCATTCTAAACGGTAACCAAAGACAAATAGCATCAGTAACGCGAAGATAAAGATTGGAACAGCAAAGCTGACAAAGTTATAAACGACAACTGCTTTATCAAACCAAGAGTTTTGATAACGACCTGAGACTAATCCTAAAGGTAAGGCAATTGCATATGTAATAATAACTGTTAATAATGACA
This genomic stretch from Vagococcus sp. CY52-2 harbors:
- the opp4B gene encoding oligopeptide ABC transporter permease produces the protein MWKTILRRVLLMIPQIFVLSLFIFLLAKAMPGDPFTGLINPNMDPATIDRMREAAGLNNPWYIQYFDWITNAFKGDFGQSFLYKLPVSDIIGSRVGNTIYLSLLTVIITYAIALPLGLVSGRYQNSWFDKAVVVYNFVSFAVPIFIFALLMLFVFGYRLEWFPTTGSVATGLEPGSLQYVMSRLYHMILPAITQALLATAVTIQYLRNEVIDAKQLDFVRTARAKGVPTNKVFTHHIFRNASLPIAAQLSYEITALISGSVVIEQTFAYPGIGKLFIDAINGRDYSVITAIVLILGIVTIIGNLISDIVMSIVDPRIRIQ